TCGGTTGATGATTTAATCATCTCATTTTGGTAGTAATCAGCTTTTTCAAGAACTAATTCTTGACCATCATAGATTTCAATGTCTTTAAAATATCTTAGATCTGATGCAAAATTAGCAAAAAACCTGTATGACCTTAGGTCAGAGATGTTATTTTCTTGGTATTTTAGTTCGTTTTCTTTAATTAGTGTCACAATTTTCTTGTTTATCAAAACTAACAAAACCAACAAGATAATGATAGCAGGATTTAGCTTTACAAGTATTCCTAAAGATAAGATTCCTGTTATCACTGCCGATATTACTAAGACAATTATGTCATAAAGGGTGTACATTTCCCAAACGGCATAGTGGGCCTGCTCCATCATGTCCTGGATTTCTTTGGAGTCGGATTTTTCTATGGGTAGTCTTAGGGATTTTTTTGCTATCTTAAAGGTGAGTTTGTCTGACATATCTTCAAAGGTGAGAGTCAGATAATTGTTTAGCCATCTATAGGTTACTTCTTTGATAAAACCTAGGACTATAACCAAGAGGCCAAGGCCTAGACAAAATGAAATTCTTTTTTGTCCCATAAGCTCATCTATAATTAGCTTTGGAGCGAAAATATTTATAAGAGGCAAGAACCCAAGGACTAGGTTTGTTATAATGACTTTGAGGGTAAAACCTGGGCGGTAGGTGTCTATTAATTTAAAAAGTTTTCTTATATTTTTCATAGGACCTCCTTGTAATTGTCTGCTTGGAGATTATAGAGGTCTTTATAATCCTCACAAGTATTCATCAGCTCATCATGAGTCCCATTTGCGAGAATCTTACCGTCTTTAAGATAAATTATCCTGTCACAAAACTTAGTCGATGCCAGTCTGTGGGAGATAAAAATCGAAGACTTATCTTTGGTGAGATTATCGTAGAGCATATAAAGCTCTCTTTCGTTAAGGGCATCAAGTTGGGCTGTCGGCTCATCTAGAATAAGAAGCTTAGCCTTAGATTTTGCAATAGCTCTGGCTAAAAATAGTCTTTGCTTTTGACCACCAGATAAATCAACCCCGTCATTATCCAGAATCCTTAGAAGAGTCTGGTCATCTTTTTTATCATATTTATTTATGATTTCATCTAGGTGGGTCATCTTGTAAATATCGTCTATATCTCTATTCTCAGTTGACATTAGAATATTTTCCTTAAAGGAAAATGGCAAGAGATTTGAATCTTGAAAGACAGCTGAGATTAGCTTTTTATAATCTATTTGCGAATTCTTTATATCTTCACCATTTATCAAAAGTTTGCCTTCTGTCGGTTCGTACAGTCCAGCAAGAAGGAGGGCAAGGGTAGACTTACCAGCACCATTTTCACCTACAAGGGCGATTGTTTCTGAGTCTTTTATCTTTAAATTTATATTTCTAAGAACATAGTCATCTGTACCTGGATATTTAAAAGAAACATAGTCAAGTACAATTTCTACTTGTTCTGGATAAATTTCTTGTTTTTGGTCCTTATAGACATCTGTAATCTTAAAAAATGGCTTAAACATAGTGAAGTTTCTCCTGATATCAGAAAAAACCCACATGGTCTGGTGGTTAAAGGCAATAAATGCGAAAATCGCTGTAAAATAGACATAGAAAGATGCTATAGAAATTCCACCTCCAATAAGGCCTGTCATTAGCCAATAAATAATAAGACCGTCTCTGATTAGGTTAAAAATATTTGCCAAGGTAAAAATTCTTAGAGTCTTTGTGTTAACATCTCCGAGGCGAATTATCCTATCTTTATTTGTTTTGCCATAATAAGATTTAAATATCCTTATGGTATCGAAAATCAAAATATCTTGCTTAGATAGGGGAGATTTCATTTCGTTATTAAGCTTTGCAAACTTATCCCAATTTGGACTCACTTCGTCCCAGTATCTGTTATAAGATTTTGGGACTTGGTTTAAAAGTGCCCAAGAAAGGCCAGTTAGGATTAGTGTTGTGATTAAGACCCAAAGATCCATTGTAGTAAAAATCCACAAAAATCCACCGATAGAAATCATCATGGAAAAGACATTTGGTAGATCCATCATAATGCCACCAGCTCCGAGCCAAGGCGATTCTACAGCCTTCATGGCATCACTTATTTTTTCGGATTCTTTCTTTTCTTTTTTAAGAGCGTAGGGTAGGTAGAGCGAATACTCTGTGATCATATTCATTAGCTTATAGCGGACGTGGTTCATCCTCATCCTGTAATTGCCCATAACAAAGGCATCAAAAAAGCTAATTAATGAAGAAATAAAAAATAAGCCTATGAAAAACATGGGAAAAACTTCAGGATTTCCTTGGTAGTTTTCTAGTATATAGGCAGGCGAAATAATCCATAAGAAGGGTTTGATCCCTACAAATAGACCGTAAAGTGCGATTAGTAAAAACATAATTGGCTCCAAATGAGCCATCTTTTTAATCAAAAATTTAAATTCTTTCATAGTGCCGAAAATTCGGCATCCTCCTTGGTTTTTCATATGTAAGTCAAGGAGCTATCCTTACTTACTAGTTACGGGTTTTCTTTCTTTTTCTTAATTTTGTCATTTTTCTTTTCTCCTTTCTTTAAACTTCTAATAATTTACCACGGTAGAATATTTATGTCAAATATTTATCTACCAGTAGCAAAGGAAATGATAGTATTTTTTCCTTCTTTTCTGATGTCTAAAACCTTAAATCTCCTGATTTTATAAGTATTATCAAAATTGATATAAGAATTAATCACAGTGCCAAGACCTGCCACTTCTGTAATTCCTGCTTTTGTTGTGATAGGTAGGTTAGAATCGATGGCGTAATTTATCATCTCATCGAAAAGCTCAGCATCTATATCAGATGTGCAATCTAATAGGGTAATATAAGCCTTATCTTCGCTTAGAAATAAGTTTGTTTTAACATTACCATAAAATCCTTCTAGGAAAATTTGAAAGAGAATGTAGGCTGTATTGTAGGATAGGTTTCTGTATCTTAAAGCCTTATCAACAACTAATTCGATTGTATCTTCTGTATATCTGCCCTTTACAGAAATAAGGTCTTTGCCTTTATTTTCCTTGACTTCGACAACCTCAAGACCTCCTGCAGTCTTGTAATCGTTTATCAAAAAATCATCACTAGGCATAAAGATAGTTTTTTCTACTAGAAGCTGGCTAATATTATTTTTAAATCTCTTATCTTTTACTTCTGCGGTGAAGGATAAGATTTCTGGATATTTTTCGTAAATTTTCATGATTTTCTCCTCTAATCTATTATATCATATGATATAATGAAATAGAGGTTTTTATGAAAAAAAGAATCGCCCCTTTTCTTTTGGGTTTAATCCTTGGAATTCTGGGCTTTATTAATTTTGAAAATGTGAATATCCTTTTTTTTGGACTTATTTTTGGAACCCTTTTTTTATTTTTTTATAGGAAAAGCAAAGAATACGCTATATTTTTTCTTGCAATCCTAATAGGATTTTCTTTGGCAAGTTTTAAATTTTCTAGGATTAATCCTAAGGAAAGTAAAAATGTAAATATAAATTTTACTATAATTGATAAAAAGATGAGCAAAAACTCATTAAGATATACTATTAAAATTGATGAAAATGGGAAAAAAGCCTTCATGTTTGATGAAAATGACTTTGATATTGGAGATAAAATCTCATGTGCTGGAGACCTTAAGCTTGTAAGGAGAAATACCAATCCAAATCTCTTTTCCTATAGATCTTATGCTATTTCAAAGGGAATTGGTCTTGAATTTAAGCCTAGAAACCTAAATCAAGAAGTTATAAGGACGAGATCTTCGAATATTTTCCTAAGTCTAAGAAGATCTTTTACATCTTATTTAAACAGGATTTTTAGGGAATATTTATCCAAAGATTCTGCTGACTTTGTTATTTCGGTAATTTTGGCGGACAATCTTTTTGAAAAGGGAGATATAAATAAGCTTGGTCTTGCTCATATCCTTGCTATTTCAGGCTTTCACTTAAATCTCTTGATGAATTTTATGGTTTTAATCTTATCCAAAATTGGCCTTTCCTATAAGAAATCCATGATACTTTCACTAATATTAGCTAGTCTTTATGGCTATATAATTGGTTTTGCCTATTCAATCCTTAGGGTAATAATAGTTAGTACAATTGTTTTTCTTGGGTTTTTATTAAGACGTGGAGTTGATAGGGTCAAGGCCTTGATGGTTGCAGCAATTTTGATTTTATTTATAAATCCTTTTGCCATCCTAAACACTGGTTTTATTCTTACCTTTGTAACCATGCTTGCAATTTACAAGATTTATCCAAGACTTAAGGCTTATTTTAAGGAAGGATTCATTAGGAAAAACCTTGCCTTTACAACCAGTATCCAAATCGCAGCTCTGCCTTTTACTGCCTATTACTTTAGGTATTTTAATTTCCTTAGCATCATTGCAAACTTTTTGGTAGTGCCTGTTTTTGAATTTGGCATGTATATTATTTTCAGCCTGATATTTTTATATCCGATTTTTAAAGGCTTACTAAAACCAGGATTTATGGTCCTTGATATAATGATTAGGTCAATATTTAATATGACGGAAATACTCGCAAAAATTAGGTTTTTATCTTTTGATTTTATAGCAGAAAGTATCTTTATAAGCCTCTACCTTTTTGCACTTATCTTTGTACTTACAAATATAAAAAATAAAAAAGGCTTAGGTAAATTTTTTAAGGCTTCTTTTGTCATTGTTATCTTATCAATGGCTGTTAGAAGTCTCGATAGACCAATAGAATACCAAATGATAGATATTGGCCAAGGAGACGCATTTTTGCTTAATGATAGGGGCAAATATTATATGATAGATGTGGGTGGACCAAAGTACAAGGACTA
This genomic window from Anaerococcus murdochii contains:
- a CDS encoding ABC transporter ATP-binding protein; amino-acid sequence: MKEFKFLIKKMAHLEPIMFLLIALYGLFVGIKPFLWIISPAYILENYQGNPEVFPMFFIGLFFISSLISFFDAFVMGNYRMRMNHVRYKLMNMITEYSLYLPYALKKEKKESEKISDAMKAVESPWLGAGGIMMDLPNVFSMMISIGGFLWIFTTMDLWVLITTLILTGLSWALLNQVPKSYNRYWDEVSPNWDKFAKLNNEMKSPLSKQDILIFDTIRIFKSYYGKTNKDRIIRLGDVNTKTLRIFTLANIFNLIRDGLIIYWLMTGLIGGGISIASFYVYFTAIFAFIAFNHQTMWVFSDIRRNFTMFKPFFKITDVYKDQKQEIYPEQVEIVLDYVSFKYPGTDDYVLRNINLKIKDSETIALVGENGAGKSTLALLLAGLYEPTEGKLLINGEDIKNSQIDYKKLISAVFQDSNLLPFSFKENILMSTENRDIDDIYKMTHLDEIINKYDKKDDQTLLRILDNDGVDLSGGQKQRLFLARAIAKSKAKLLILDEPTAQLDALNERELYMLYDNLTKDKSSIFISHRLASTKFCDRIIYLKDGKILANGTHDELMNTCEDYKDLYNLQADNYKEVL
- a CDS encoding DNA internalization-related competence protein ComEC/Rec2, which encodes MKKRIAPFLLGLILGILGFINFENVNILFFGLIFGTLFLFFYRKSKEYAIFFLAILIGFSLASFKFSRINPKESKNVNINFTIIDKKMSKNSLRYTIKIDENGKKAFMFDENDFDIGDKISCAGDLKLVRRNTNPNLFSYRSYAISKGIGLEFKPRNLNQEVIRTRSSNIFLSLRRSFTSYLNRIFREYLSKDSADFVISVILADNLFEKGDINKLGLAHILAISGFHLNLLMNFMVLILSKIGLSYKKSMILSLILASLYGYIIGFAYSILRVIIVSTIVFLGFLLRRGVDRVKALMVAAILILFINPFAILNTGFILTFVTMLAIYKIYPRLKAYFKEGFIRKNLAFTTSIQIAALPFTAYYFRYFNFLSIIANFLVVPVFEFGMYIIFSLIFLYPIFKGLLKPGFMVLDIMIRSIFNMTEILAKIRFLSFDFIAESIFISLYLFALIFVLTNIKNKKGLGKFFKASFVIVILSMAVRSLDRPIEYQMIDIGQGDAFLLNDRGKYYMIDVGGPKYKDYDSGERILVPYLKSLGIKEIEAVFISHEDSDHAGNLDILRKNIRIKKIVTDNKVSKEFIEKYQPSFMGIGDEFKLKSGKITCIYDGAGGDLDKNDQSLGLLLNIRGNKILTMGDLSSPYEDKLKVEADILKLSHHGSASSSSKEFIDQVNPMMVLISAGRDNTYGHPNKKVLENVGDIKKYNTQTDGLVKINFYKGRVKVEKYLKGGFFR